Proteins found in one Paenalkalicoccus suaedae genomic segment:
- a CDS encoding VanZ family protein produces the protein MLLNSFIIPYVVYAYVLFVVYRLFAVFVQKKPRYTIEKSIYILATFVYLTGVICMTLFPIPTDPLLIHDRAAEGFQETNNLIPFNTMKDALTGSSLSVTVYQLGGNIILLFPLGCFLPLLFNRMRQAKRVIIAGFIASLIIETSQFTISSAIGLTYRSFDVDDLILNTLGSALGYLFYKFVYPMVRQELFEVDSTNKTSRKQKVRKHI, from the coding sequence GTGTTACTTAATAGTTTTATTATTCCGTACGTTGTTTACGCTTATGTTTTGTTTGTTGTTTATCGTTTATTTGCTGTTTTTGTGCAAAAGAAGCCGAGATATACAATAGAGAAAAGTATTTATATACTTGCTACTTTTGTTTATCTTACAGGCGTTATTTGTATGACGCTATTTCCAATTCCAACTGACCCTTTATTAATTCATGACAGAGCCGCAGAAGGCTTCCAAGAAACTAATAACCTCATACCTTTTAACACCATGAAGGATGCACTAACAGGCTCAAGTTTATCCGTAACCGTATATCAGCTCGGCGGAAATATAATACTCTTGTTCCCATTAGGATGTTTTCTTCCTCTTCTTTTCAACAGAATGAGACAAGCAAAGCGTGTTATTATCGCTGGGTTTATTGCTTCACTCATCATAGAAACCTCACAGTTTACTATATCATCAGCGATTGGACTCACATACAGAAGCTTTGATGTAGATGATCTTATATTAAACACCCTAGGCTCTGCACTTGGATACCTATTTTATAAATTCGTTTATCCAATGGTTAGACAGGAGCTATTTGAAGTGGACAGCACTAACAAGACGTCTAGGAAACAAAAAGTACGTAAACATATATAA